Proteins encoded by one window of Archaeoglobus veneficus SNP6:
- a CDS encoding 50S ribosomal protein L19e, whose translation MDLRLQRRLAASLLDCGENRVWMDPNALDDIAAAATKDDIRKLIEEGVIKRKPVKGISRARINARKLQRRKGRRRGHGSRKGKKGARMPSKELWITRIRAIRRRLKFLRDAEIIDRRTYRLLYRKAKGGEFRSVAHLNAYLQTQGLIKG comes from the coding sequence ATGGATTTGAGGCTACAAAGAAGGCTTGCAGCAAGTTTGCTCGATTGCGGTGAGAACCGCGTGTGGATGGACCCGAACGCCCTCGACGACATAGCGGCAGCAGCAACGAAAGACGACATAAGGAAGCTCATAGAAGAGGGCGTAATAAAGAGAAAGCCCGTAAAGGGTATCAGCAGAGCAAGAATAAACGCAAGAAAGCTCCAGAGGAGAAAGGGCAGAAGAAGAGGTCACGGAAGCAGGAAGGGTAAGAAGGGCGCAAGGATGCCGTCGAAGGAACTCTGGATAACAAGAATCAGAGCTATAAGAAGGAGGCTCAAGTTCTTGAGAGATGCAGAGATTATAGACAGAAGAACGTACCGCCTGCTGTATAGAAAGGCGAAGGGTGGGGAATTCAGAAGCGTTGCTCACCTTAACGCTTATCTCCAGACACAGGGTTTGATTAAGGGGTGA
- a CDS encoding alpha-amylase family glycosyl hydrolase, which yields MLSSIRDPKIREVIEKAKSRHKERVLVNGEIREIPKPFPSPEDWRDTWIYFIMVDRFNSSEEPKHEWNSECGVFQGGNLKGIQSKLGYLERLGVGAIWLSPVFKNCQYDDATYHGYGIQNFLEIDPRFGSEEDLQQLIDEAHARGIYVILDVVLNHAGDVFEYEGHRHSAPWRGYPYRIYWRDEEGKGRWEDAPKKCHRDAAVYPDELRRNRYFRRQGKGGNVGDFESLKEFVTEYAEITPERGYYHPVRDILIKAYQYAIAKFDIDGFRIDTLKYVERYFARIFGNAMREFALSIGKRNFFTFGEVWDNEEKIARYIGRSATDADDLIGVDAALDFPLFHRLPAVVKGFLPPSELARMFEHRKKVQRGLLCSHGESSRYFVTFLDNHDQHSRFYPGDGRYDAQLTMGIACLFALQGIPCIYYGTEQGLHGSGNRDLSVREALWGKPNAFNEEHPFYKAVQEISKLRSTYAALRYGRQYFREVSGDGKGFGISTTQSGILAFSRILNDSEVVTIANTSNDNWSGYVLVDFALNPEGKVYTILYSNFGTKGQSKVVETGGVRALYANLKPMEVQVFGPGHTVERSSSSVDSAKMQVRVQERFPFCFGRHSTRSKQSYAPTIEKLISVVRNVGDDGENIRCL from the coding sequence ATGCTGTCCTCAATCCGGGATCCCAAGATTAGAGAAGTTATTGAAAAAGCAAAATCGAGGCATAAAGAGAGAGTGCTGGTTAATGGAGAAATCAGAGAAATTCCAAAGCCATTTCCATCTCCCGAGGATTGGAGAGATACCTGGATATACTTCATAATGGTTGACAGATTCAACAGCTCTGAAGAGCCAAAGCACGAGTGGAATTCTGAATGTGGAGTGTTTCAAGGTGGAAATCTTAAAGGAATTCAAAGCAAGCTTGGATATCTCGAACGGCTTGGGGTTGGAGCAATATGGCTGTCCCCCGTCTTCAAGAACTGCCAGTATGATGATGCCACCTACCACGGCTACGGCATTCAGAATTTTCTCGAAATAGATCCCCGGTTCGGTAGTGAAGAGGACCTACAGCAACTCATCGATGAAGCGCATGCGAGAGGCATCTACGTCATACTCGATGTTGTTCTCAATCATGCTGGAGATGTTTTTGAATACGAAGGACATCGGCATTCAGCTCCGTGGAGAGGTTACCCCTACAGAATTTACTGGCGGGATGAAGAAGGCAAGGGGCGATGGGAGGACGCTCCAAAAAAGTGTCACAGAGATGCTGCCGTATATCCAGATGAGCTCCGCCGCAACAGGTACTTCAGAAGACAGGGAAAAGGAGGCAATGTAGGCGATTTCGAAAGCCTGAAGGAGTTCGTGACAGAATACGCAGAAATAACGCCAGAGCGGGGCTATTATCACCCGGTGCGCGACATTCTAATCAAAGCGTACCAGTATGCGATAGCAAAGTTCGATATAGATGGTTTCAGAATTGACACGCTGAAGTACGTTGAGCGCTACTTTGCCCGCATATTCGGCAATGCGATGCGAGAATTTGCACTGAGCATTGGAAAGAGGAACTTCTTCACCTTTGGCGAGGTCTGGGATAATGAGGAGAAGATAGCAAGGTACATTGGGAGGAGCGCTACTGATGCCGATGATCTGATCGGTGTTGATGCTGCCCTAGATTTCCCCCTCTTCCACAGACTCCCAGCAGTCGTTAAGGGATTTCTCCCACCTTCGGAGCTTGCCAGAATGTTCGAGCATCGCAAGAAAGTTCAGAGGGGGCTACTCTGCTCTCATGGCGAGAGCAGTCGTTACTTTGTTACATTTCTCGACAATCACGACCAGCATTCCCGTTTTTATCCCGGAGACGGCAGATACGATGCACAGCTAACCATGGGCATCGCATGCCTTTTCGCCCTGCAGGGCATACCATGCATATACTATGGCACAGAGCAGGGGTTGCATGGGAGCGGAAATAGAGATTTGAGTGTTCGCGAAGCTCTATGGGGAAAGCCGAATGCATTTAATGAGGAACATCCTTTCTACAAAGCTGTTCAGGAGATTTCCAAGCTTAGAAGTACCTATGCAGCGCTTAGATATGGAAGACAGTACTTCAGGGAAGTTTCGGGTGATGGCAAGGGCTTTGGTATATCTACAACGCAGTCTGGCATACTTGCTTTCTCCCGCATTCTGAATGACAGCGAGGTAGTTACCATCGCAAACACAAGTAACGATAACTGGAGTGGCTACGTGCTCGTCGACTTCGCCTTAAATCCAGAAGGCAAGGTCTACACAATTCTTTACAGCAACTTTGGAACGAAGGGGCAGTCAAAGGTTGTTGAGACTGGAGGTGTCCGTGCACTATACGCCAACCTAAAACCGATGGAGGTACAGGTATTCGGTCCTGGCCATACAGTTGAAAGAAGCTCGAGTTCAGTGGACTCTGCTAAAATGCAAGTCAGAGTCCAAGAACGGTTCCCATTCTGTTTTGGACGTCATTCTACAAGATCGAAGCAGAGCTATGCCCCTACCATCGAAAAATTGATATCTGTAGTGCGTAATGTGGGGGACGATGGTGAAAATATACGTTGTCTATAA
- a CDS encoding uL15m family ribosomal protein: MPKKKVKKFRGSRTCGGGSHKNNRSGRGSRGGAGNAGMFKHKYLRAIKIGYEIGKYGFTRPKTVRADYRMAQAVKERLRELKDEGKLDDYTYKFLASRPELNVGDLDIILDRLVELGIAAKEGETYSIDLSELGYTKLLGAGKITKQVKVIVDYATPKAAEKIQQVGGSVEA; the protein is encoded by the coding sequence ATGCCAAAGAAGAAAGTTAAGAAATTCAGAGGCTCCCGCACATGCGGAGGCGGATCCCACAAGAACAACAGGAGTGGTAGGGGTAGCAGAGGTGGCGCGGGAAACGCAGGCATGTTCAAGCATAAGTACCTGAGAGCGATAAAGATCGGCTATGAAATAGGCAAGTACGGCTTTACAAGACCAAAGACTGTCAGAGCAGACTACAGGATGGCTCAGGCAGTAAAGGAGAGACTCAGAGAGCTTAAGGACGAAGGAAAACTTGACGACTACACCTACAAGTTCCTCGCTTCACGTCCCGAGCTTAACGTGGGAGACCTCGACATCATACTCGACAGATTAGTGGAGCTTGGCATAGCAGCCAAGGAAGGAGAAACCTACTCCATCGACCTGTCAGAACTCGGATACACCAAGCTCCTCGGAGCTGGCAAGATAACAAAGCAGGTGAAGGTTATCGTGGACTACGCAACGCCCAAAGCAGCCGAGAAGATACAGCAGGTAGGCGGAAGTGTAGAAGCGTAG
- a CDS encoding 50S ribosomal protein L18, translated as MARGPRYRVKFRRRREGKTNYKKRLKLLLSRKPRLVVRVTNKRIIAQVVEYSPEGDRVIAAADSSMLPQFGWKGDLNNTPAAYLTGLLIAKKALSKGVSEAVLDIGLHAPTRGSRVFAVLRGAVEGGLDVPHSPEVFPDDSRIMGEHIAAYYEEAPEKFAEYERRGLKPSDLPAHVDEIKSKIMEMVQ; from the coding sequence TTGGCAAGAGGACCGAGATACAGGGTCAAATTCAGAAGGAGAAGGGAAGGGAAAACAAACTACAAGAAAAGACTCAAGCTCCTGCTCTCAAGAAAGCCGAGACTGGTGGTCAGAGTAACGAATAAGAGAATAATCGCACAGGTCGTCGAGTACAGCCCTGAGGGGGATAGAGTTATCGCCGCTGCTGATTCGTCAATGCTCCCTCAGTTCGGCTGGAAGGGTGATTTAAACAACACTCCTGCAGCATACCTGACCGGGCTGCTGATAGCAAAGAAGGCACTTTCGAAGGGCGTAAGCGAAGCAGTCCTCGACATAGGACTCCACGCCCCAACAAGGGGTTCAAGAGTCTTTGCCGTGCTTCGCGGAGCCGTTGAAGGCGGGCTTGATGTCCCGCACAGCCCGGAGGTGTTCCCGGACGATTCACGCATCATGGGTGAGCACATAGCAGCCTACTACGAAGAGGCTCCAGAGAAGTTTGCGGAGTATGAGAGGAGGGGTCTGAAGCCCTCCGACCTGCCGGCTCATGTTGATGAGATAAAGAGCAAGATAATGGAGATGGTGCAATGA
- a CDS encoding 50S ribosomal protein L32e, which yields MDRLLRLRRRLKARKPEFRRYESHKKLRLRDKGWRRPRGRHSKLRQRYGGKWSGRILVNIGFGSPKAVRGLHPSGKEDVLVYNPQQLEGIDPTRQAVRIAASVGMKKRLMIEEKAKEMGIVILNPTQR from the coding sequence ATGGATAGGCTGCTCAGACTCAGGAGAAGACTGAAGGCAAGGAAGCCAGAATTCAGAAGGTATGAATCTCACAAAAAGCTCAGACTTCGTGACAAAGGCTGGAGGAGACCAAGAGGCAGACACAGCAAGCTGAGACAGAGGTATGGCGGAAAGTGGAGCGGGAGAATCCTCGTCAACATTGGATTTGGTTCTCCCAAAGCCGTAAGAGGTTTGCACCCGAGTGGAAAGGAAGATGTACTCGTTTACAACCCCCAGCAGCTTGAGGGCATCGATCCCACGAGACAGGCTGTGAGGATAGCAGCCAGCGTTGGGATGAAGAAGAGGCTCATGATTGAAGAAAAAGCAAAAGAAATGGGTATTGTCATTCTCAACCCCACCCAAAGGTGA
- a CDS encoding DUF106 domain-containing protein, whose translation MKGKLKQVVDSLLIGLGLLFMFGVFSADFRYSLANSVAPLLDPLLALPIHVVIFILASITATYSSIIQKYAVDMQKFKEIHEKVLAFQKEYMEAMKQNNQYKLKKLEEKRPEIQKLQGEMMGMQFRSMFYTVVVTLPIFYWLWVRIYDITPEVHYKGYYGLESKFMVTVPFSGTIHVSEPIFILPWWIFWYFMCSVLLSQFIKKVFKLG comes from the coding sequence ATGAAAGGGAAGCTCAAACAGGTAGTAGACAGTCTGCTTATCGGACTTGGTCTCCTATTCATGTTTGGTGTTTTCAGTGCAGACTTCAGGTACTCCCTTGCAAACTCTGTCGCACCACTACTCGACCCACTGCTTGCTCTTCCTATCCACGTCGTCATCTTCATTCTCGCATCCATAACCGCAACATACTCCTCGATAATCCAGAAGTATGCAGTGGACATGCAGAAGTTCAAAGAGATACACGAGAAGGTTCTGGCATTCCAGAAGGAATACATGGAGGCCATGAAGCAGAACAACCAGTACAAGCTGAAGAAGCTCGAGGAAAAACGCCCAGAAATTCAGAAGCTGCAGGGTGAAATGATGGGTATGCAGTTCAGGTCGATGTTCTACACCGTCGTTGTAACACTCCCCATCTTCTACTGGCTCTGGGTGAGGATCTACGATATAACACCAGAAGTGCATTACAAGGGTTACTACGGTCTTGAGAGCAAGTTTATGGTCACCGTTCCTTTCAGCGGAACTATTCACGTGAGTGAACCCATCTTTATTCTGCCCTGGTGGATTTTCTGGTATTTCATGTGCTCCGTACTGCTCTCCCAGTTCATAAAAAAGGTCTTCAAGCTGGGGTAG
- the rpsE gene encoding 30S ribosomal protein S5 codes for MIEEWVPRTRLGKLVADGKIKTIDEAIASGLPLKEPEIVDVLLPELEDEVLEIAMVQRMTDSGRRTKFRVTAVVGNKNGYVGVGVGKASQVAPAIQKAINNAKINIFKVQRGCGSWECGCGMEHSIPCKVTGSAGSVRVTLIPGPKGLGLVAGDVAKKVLELAGVKDVWTFTKGSTKTTINFARATYEALKQTMYVKR; via the coding sequence ATGATCGAGGAATGGGTACCGAGAACGAGGCTCGGGAAGCTCGTAGCAGATGGTAAGATTAAAACGATAGATGAAGCGATAGCCAGCGGGTTGCCGCTCAAGGAGCCAGAGATAGTTGATGTTCTTCTTCCCGAGCTCGAAGACGAAGTCCTCGAAATTGCAATGGTGCAGCGCATGACAGACAGTGGCAGGAGAACGAAGTTCAGAGTTACTGCTGTCGTTGGCAACAAGAACGGTTACGTGGGTGTTGGAGTTGGCAAAGCCTCTCAGGTGGCTCCAGCGATACAGAAGGCCATCAACAATGCGAAGATCAACATATTCAAAGTTCAGCGCGGCTGCGGTTCATGGGAGTGCGGCTGCGGTATGGAGCACTCAATTCCGTGCAAGGTCACTGGTAGCGCTGGAAGTGTTCGTGTAACTCTCATTCCAGGCCCCAAGGGCCTTGGCCTCGTTGCAGGAGATGTCGCCAAGAAGGTACTCGAGCTTGCAGGCGTTAAAGACGTCTGGACTTTCACCAAGGGTAGCACGAAAACAACGATAAACTTCGCAAGAGCAACATATGAAGCGCTTAAACAAACGATGTATGTCAAGAGGTGA
- the secY gene encoding preprotein translocase subunit SecY — MDEIIRKLQPYFEKIPSVERPKAHVPFKEKFAWTLAILLLYFALSNVPVFGLSPESIDIFERYRAFFAGATGSIIALGIGPIVTASIILQLLVGAGIIKLDLTNPDDRAAYQDFQRFLVIVMIALEALPQILGGFLKPNLDVASMLGVSPGALSFIIFLQLFIGGLLIVYMDEVVSKWGIGSGVSLFILAGISQSIITGLFNWIVPAGSTMPAGIIPRWIWIAQNIPPEQLLTASGIGFLLIEGGILALITTIAIILLVVFAEGTRVEIPLAHSLVRGARGRFPIKLIYASVLPMIFVRALQANIQVMGMVLYQKGITIFGEYVGSQPISGIMYLLSPVRSPHDWVPALVKQSPYFADMPDWLIILHLFVDATILIAGGILFAIFWVQTSGMDAKTVARQLARSGMQVPGFRKSPQVLERVLSRYIPKVTIIGGAAIGVLTLVANMLGTIGNVSGTGLLLAVSIAYRFYEDLAKEQVTEMHPMIRKIIGEE, encoded by the coding sequence ATGGATGAAATAATCAGGAAACTTCAACCTTATTTTGAGAAAATCCCAAGTGTTGAAAGGCCAAAAGCCCATGTCCCTTTTAAGGAGAAGTTTGCGTGGACGCTCGCGATTCTCCTCCTGTATTTCGCTCTTTCCAACGTTCCCGTATTCGGCCTGTCTCCCGAATCGATAGACATATTTGAGAGATATCGTGCCTTCTTTGCCGGTGCAACCGGCTCTATAATAGCTCTTGGTATTGGTCCTATCGTTACAGCTTCAATTATCCTGCAGCTCCTAGTTGGAGCGGGAATAATTAAGCTTGACCTGACAAATCCAGACGACAGGGCTGCATACCAGGACTTCCAGAGGTTTCTCGTTATAGTTATGATTGCGCTTGAAGCGCTCCCACAGATTCTTGGCGGATTTCTCAAACCAAATCTTGACGTTGCCTCAATGCTTGGCGTGTCTCCAGGAGCCCTTTCATTCATCATCTTTCTCCAGCTTTTCATAGGTGGTCTGCTCATCGTATACATGGATGAGGTTGTCTCGAAATGGGGTATCGGCAGCGGTGTCAGCCTGTTCATCCTCGCAGGAATCTCGCAGTCCATAATCACCGGACTGTTCAACTGGATTGTTCCTGCCGGCAGCACGATGCCTGCCGGAATAATACCGAGGTGGATATGGATTGCGCAGAACATTCCGCCAGAACAATTGCTCACCGCAAGCGGTATCGGATTTCTGCTGATCGAAGGCGGAATACTCGCGCTGATAACAACGATAGCAATAATTCTGCTCGTCGTGTTCGCTGAAGGAACCCGTGTCGAGATACCTCTCGCCCACTCACTTGTGAGAGGTGCAAGAGGGCGCTTCCCGATAAAGCTCATCTATGCCAGCGTCCTGCCAATGATTTTCGTCAGAGCGCTGCAGGCCAACATTCAGGTAATGGGAATGGTACTCTACCAGAAGGGAATAACGATATTCGGTGAGTACGTAGGCTCGCAGCCAATCAGCGGGATAATGTACCTGCTTTCACCCGTCAGAAGTCCCCACGACTGGGTACCTGCTCTCGTAAAGCAGAGCCCGTACTTTGCAGACATGCCAGACTGGCTGATAATCCTGCACCTCTTCGTCGATGCAACGATCCTGATTGCTGGCGGTATTCTCTTCGCCATATTCTGGGTGCAGACGTCAGGCATGGATGCAAAGACTGTTGCAAGGCAGCTTGCAAGGTCAGGAATGCAGGTTCCAGGTTTCCGCAAGAGTCCACAAGTACTCGAGAGGGTTCTCAGCAGATACATTCCGAAGGTTACGATTATCGGTGGTGCCGCAATAGGTGTGCTCACTCTCGTAGCCAACATGCTTGGAACCATAGGAAACGTCAGCGGAACTGGACTGCTGCTTGCAGTAAGCATTGCGTACAGGTTCTATGAAGACCTGGCGAAGGAACAGGTTACAGAGATGCATCCGATGATTAGGAAGATCATAGGTGAGGAGTAG
- the cmk gene encoding (d)CMP kinase, translating into MKITISGPPGSGTSTVAKIVASRLGFKLISAGEIFRQLARERGCTLEEFSKIADENEEIDIYIDRTQKEIAEKEDNIVVEGRLSGWMVEDALKVLIYADEETRFARIAKREKKSIEQVRHETRKREEYERRRYRKYYGIDIDDWSIYHLVINSACFSAETIAELILRAAEEFGC; encoded by the coding sequence ATGAAGATCACGATTTCTGGACCGCCCGGAAGTGGAACGAGCACCGTTGCGAAGATCGTCGCCTCCAGGCTGGGATTCAAGCTTATCTCAGCAGGAGAGATCTTTAGACAGCTTGCAAGGGAGAGAGGCTGCACGCTGGAGGAGTTCAGCAAAATTGCCGACGAGAACGAAGAAATCGACATATACATAGACAGAACCCAGAAGGAAATCGCCGAAAAAGAGGACAACATAGTCGTAGAGGGTAGGCTTTCCGGCTGGATGGTGGAAGACGCCCTGAAAGTCCTCATCTATGCCGACGAAGAAACGAGGTTCGCAAGGATAGCAAAGAGAGAGAAGAAGAGCATCGAGCAGGTGAGGCACGAAACGAGGAAAAGAGAGGAGTACGAGAGGAGAAGGTACAGGAAGTACTACGGTATAGATATAGACGACTGGAGTATTTACCACCTTGTGATAAACTCAGCCTGCTTCTCGGCTGAGACGATTGCTGAATTAATACTCAGGGCTGCCGAAGAGTTTGGATGTTAA
- a CDS encoding 50S ribosomal protein L6, which yields MIERVVEVPDGVDVNIEGDDVKGYLITVKGPKGENSRLLKFRDVHIVKENGKIRVYTESKKTKQKAMVGTFAAHVNNLIKGVTEGFQYKLRVVYSHFPIKVRVEGNEVIIENFLGEKYPRKSKIVGRATVKIQGNDIIVEGIDKEECGQTAANLEQTTRIKNLDVRVFQDGIYIVEKP from the coding sequence ATGATAGAGAGAGTCGTAGAGGTCCCGGATGGCGTTGATGTTAACATTGAAGGTGACGACGTTAAGGGGTATCTCATCACGGTTAAGGGGCCAAAGGGTGAGAACTCAAGGCTCCTGAAGTTCAGAGACGTGCACATCGTCAAGGAAAACGGAAAAATCAGAGTTTATACTGAAAGCAAGAAGACCAAGCAGAAGGCGATGGTGGGAACCTTTGCCGCTCACGTTAACAACCTGATTAAGGGTGTAACTGAGGGCTTCCAGTACAAGCTCAGAGTTGTTTACTCACACTTCCCCATAAAGGTCAGAGTTGAAGGTAACGAGGTAATCATAGAGAACTTCCTTGGAGAGAAGTACCCGAGGAAGTCCAAGATAGTCGGTAGAGCTACAGTGAAGATTCAGGGTAACGACATAATCGTCGAGGGGATTGATAAGGAAGAATGTGGTCAGACTGCAGCAAACCTCGAACAGACGACGAGAATTAAGAACCTCGATGTCCGTGTGTTCCAAGATGGTATTTACATAGTTGAAAAACCGTGA
- a CDS encoding ATP-binding cassette domain-containing protein, producing MRAKVVSHELPKHRHRWFGVVELDNGLTLYMSGIAAWLFEGDEVEIVIKGEPKDVHGRKILFFDDYELYRIYGKDKIKVWEVFSKKIELPRLSFGKEVYRYRILAREAIYEKDFEKIAELEQYHYASQKSKVALWKCYDCGTLIEANTKPECECGSRNVHIVEIKGSTPASRFLIFELLDRQPYEPEVVAYVRVDPPVPLMHRKIDGEVVENIREKVFPEEWFENVFSPENVFRELFSELRKKYSLKIARHKLWEKASKEAMKRCNSAASRIARVVVHPDYRADGIGAFAVRTAVEWISERRIPEMRMKKHLVETIAQMARFNPFFEKAGFYYVWDTASGKPVLYKPLSKEAEMYLKKFLESDEIARRHGGRLCVSRYGKVKKLEKLRFEGVSKLFRSFLDLDDVKGDVRKVLESFGVKQRVVERYVLRDVNFEIKPGEVVAVVGASGSGKTTLLRLIAGSAMNLEGEAYRPSSGKVEVVADSVAVLIPSEFEPEVGEKSILELIYEITEDIFLAVEVLNRAGISDAVLYRARFGELSTGQKERFKLALCLAKRPSLMLVDEFAAHLDEMTAVRVARKISELARDAGITLIAVTHRKEVIDALSPDRILYVGYGGVMESIT from the coding sequence ATGCGAGCAAAGGTTGTTTCTCACGAACTCCCCAAACACCGCCACAGATGGTTTGGCGTCGTCGAACTTGACAACGGACTTACACTCTACATGTCTGGCATCGCTGCCTGGCTCTTTGAGGGTGATGAAGTAGAGATAGTAATCAAGGGCGAGCCAAAGGATGTGCACGGAAGAAAAATCCTCTTTTTCGACGATTACGAGCTGTACAGGATTTACGGTAAAGATAAAATAAAGGTATGGGAAGTTTTTTCGAAGAAAATTGAGCTTCCAAGACTCAGTTTCGGTAAGGAGGTGTACAGGTACAGGATACTCGCGAGAGAGGCCATTTACGAGAAAGATTTCGAGAAAATAGCAGAACTCGAGCAGTATCACTACGCAAGTCAGAAAAGCAAAGTAGCGCTCTGGAAGTGCTACGACTGCGGGACGCTAATCGAAGCGAACACAAAACCGGAATGCGAGTGCGGAAGCAGAAACGTCCACATCGTCGAAATTAAGGGCTCAACGCCTGCCTCGCGCTTTCTGATCTTCGAGCTGCTCGACAGGCAGCCCTATGAGCCAGAAGTCGTCGCATACGTCAGGGTTGACCCACCAGTACCGCTGATGCACAGGAAAATTGATGGAGAAGTTGTTGAGAACATCAGAGAGAAAGTGTTTCCAGAAGAGTGGTTTGAGAACGTTTTCTCACCAGAGAACGTATTCAGAGAGCTATTTTCCGAGCTCAGAAAGAAATACTCCCTTAAAATCGCGAGACACAAGCTCTGGGAAAAGGCAAGCAAGGAAGCGATGAAGAGATGCAATTCGGCAGCCTCACGCATAGCAAGAGTCGTCGTTCATCCAGACTACAGAGCAGATGGTATTGGAGCCTTTGCTGTAAGGACTGCGGTCGAATGGATAAGCGAGAGGAGAATCCCGGAAATGCGGATGAAGAAGCACCTCGTAGAGACGATAGCCCAGATGGCCAGGTTTAACCCGTTCTTTGAGAAGGCAGGCTTTTACTACGTCTGGGATACCGCATCCGGTAAGCCCGTGCTCTACAAACCTCTTAGCAAAGAGGCTGAGATGTACCTAAAGAAGTTCCTCGAGAGCGACGAGATTGCGAGAAGGCATGGAGGCAGGCTATGTGTTTCGCGCTATGGAAAGGTTAAAAAGCTGGAAAAGCTCAGGTTTGAAGGTGTATCAAAGCTCTTCCGCAGCTTTCTCGACCTCGACGATGTGAAAGGAGACGTTAGGAAAGTGCTCGAATCCTTCGGTGTTAAGCAGAGAGTTGTGGAGAGGTACGTCCTGAGAGATGTCAACTTCGAAATAAAGCCGGGAGAAGTTGTTGCAGTCGTTGGAGCGAGTGGGTCTGGAAAAACCACTCTCCTGCGGCTGATTGCAGGCAGTGCCATGAATCTCGAAGGCGAAGCGTACAGACCAAGCAGCGGAAAGGTTGAAGTTGTAGCGGACAGCGTTGCAGTACTGATTCCGTCTGAGTTCGAGCCTGAAGTGGGGGAAAAGAGCATCCTGGAACTCATCTATGAGATTACAGAGGACATATTTCTCGCAGTCGAGGTTCTGAACAGGGCTGGAATATCTGATGCGGTGCTTTACAGGGCAAGATTCGGTGAACTATCTACAGGGCAGAAAGAGAGGTTCAAGCTCGCGTTATGCCTTGCAAAGAGACCGAGCCTGATGCTCGTTGACGAGTTCGCAGCCCACCTCGACGAAATGACTGCAGTAAGAGTTGCGAGAAAGATTTCTGAACTTGCAAGAGATGCAGGAATAACTCTGATTGCAGTAACCCACAGAAAAGAGGTAATAGATGCTCTCTCACCCGACAGAATTCTGTACGTCGGATACGGAGGGGTGATGGAAAGCATAACGTGA
- a CDS encoding ASCH domain-containing protein, whose protein sequence is MRGLIIRQPFASMIVRGIKKWEIRRRKTSVRGDVLIICNGFAIGRAKLVDVLGPFSVDELMKYQDYHRVDEEFLREYSGGRKLYAWVFEEPEEFREKVKVEIPRGAQVWVRLEKWAEKEKLRD, encoded by the coding sequence GTGAGAGGGCTCATAATCAGACAACCCTTTGCCTCTATGATTGTAAGAGGCATTAAAAAGTGGGAAATAAGGAGGAGGAAAACTAGCGTCAGAGGAGACGTTCTAATTATCTGCAATGGATTCGCCATAGGTAGAGCTAAGCTCGTTGACGTTCTCGGCCCGTTCAGCGTTGATGAACTCATGAAATACCAGGACTATCACAGAGTCGACGAGGAGTTTTTAAGGGAGTATTCCGGGGGAAGGAAGCTCTATGCGTGGGTCTTCGAAGAACCGGAAGAGTTCCGGGAGAAGGTAAAGGTTGAGATTCCGAGAGGGGCTCAGGTGTGGGTAAGGCTGGAAAAGTGGGCTGAAAAGGAGAAGTTAAGGGATTAA
- the rpmD gene encoding 50S ribosomal protein L30 produces MFAVVRMRGSVDVDRKIKETLAMLRLHKKYHCVVIPDTPSYRGMLNVVKDYVAYGEIDAETLAMLLRRRGRLVGNKPLTDEYIKENTQFNSIDEFAKAVVEGKASLKDVPGLKPVFRLHPPRGGLKNIKWHYPFGDLGRHGDIAKLLYKMR; encoded by the coding sequence GTGTTTGCAGTTGTGAGGATGAGAGGTAGTGTTGACGTCGACAGAAAGATTAAAGAAACCCTTGCGATGCTCCGCCTTCACAAGAAGTACCACTGCGTAGTAATTCCGGACACGCCGTCGTACAGAGGTATGCTCAACGTCGTTAAGGACTACGTTGCATACGGCGAAATAGATGCAGAAACCCTTGCGATGCTGCTCAGGAGAAGGGGCAGGCTCGTGGGTAACAAGCCACTGACCGACGAGTACATCAAAGAGAACACGCAGTTCAACTCGATAGACGAGTTCGCAAAGGCTGTTGTGGAGGGGAAGGCGAGCCTTAAGGATGTGCCGGGCTTAAAGCCCGTGTTCAGGCTTCACCCGCCGAGGGGTGGGTTGAAGAACATAAAGTGGCATTACCCCTTCGGCGACCTCGGTCGTCACGGTGATATTGCCAAACTGCTTTACAAGATGAGGTGA